A window from Methanobrevibacter sp. V74 encodes these proteins:
- a CDS encoding HepT-like ribonuclease domain-containing protein, producing the protein MIFQSSQSFQLSTSMCIVQIGEYVGRLSEEFKQEHDSIPWKQIKGMRNFAAHQYEHFEFEVLWHTLTEELTELKEMLLPLI; encoded by the coding sequence CTGATATTCCAATCATCACAATCATTTCAGTTATCAACAAGCATGTGCATTGTTCAAATTGGTGAATATGTCGGAAGATTGTCTGAGGAATTTAAACAGGAGCATGACAGTATTCCATGGAAGCAAATCAAAGGCATGAGGAATTTCGCAGCCCATCAATATGAACATTTCGAATTTGAAGTGTTATGGCACACATTAACTGAAGAACTTACTGAATTAAAGGAAATGTTGCTTCCGTTAATTTAA
- the tmk gene encoding dTMP kinase, with translation MYIVFEGIDGAGKSTQIQLLKEWLEANGFRVETLIEPTDSEVGKLIRKILQRPDATTDRVQKTLGLLFAADRMLMGDKLNDESKIIISDRSFISSLAYQEPADWIEVLNKYAKKPDLLLLLDLDVKKSVARTSGRDTFENEEFLNNVKENYLKLIENYEHQIIDANNGVNKVSSDIKKAVAPYLGICPDCIL, from the coding sequence ATGTATATAGTATTTGAGGGAATTGATGGAGCTGGTAAATCTACTCAAATCCAATTATTAAAAGAATGGCTTGAAGCAAATGGATTCAGAGTAGAAACATTAATTGAACCGACTGATTCAGAAGTTGGAAAACTTATTAGAAAGATTCTGCAACGCCCTGATGCAACAACTGACAGAGTTCAAAAAACCCTAGGTTTACTTTTTGCAGCAGACAGAATGCTGATGGGGGATAAATTAAATGATGAATCAAAAATAATTATTTCAGATAGGTCATTTATTTCAAGTTTAGCTTATCAGGAACCTGCCGATTGGATTGAAGTTTTAAACAAATATGCTAAAAAACCTGATTTATTGTTGCTTCTTGATTTGGATGTTAAAAAATCCGTTGCAAGAACTTCTGGTAGGGATACTTTTGAAAATGAAGAATTTTTAAATAATGTTAAGGAAAATTACCTAAAACTGATTGAAAATTATGAACATCAAATAATTGATGCAAATAATGGAGTAAACAAAGTATCTTCGGATATAAAAAAAGCAGTAGCACCATATCTTGGAATCTGTCCCGATTGCATACTATAA
- a CDS encoding U32 family peptidase, protein MVLKELLAPAGSYDVLVVAVNAGADAVYIASQQYGARAYAKNFTIEEIEKAVNYAHLNGSKVHVTVNTLINNFEVVDVLKYLFKLYQIGVDAVIVQDLGLIWLLKTFIPDLEVHASTQMGLNNYSSIKWASKNNIKRVVLPREVTLDEIRNTKNQLEKDHIDMDIEVFGHGALCYCVSGKCYMSSYNSGRSGNRGACAQPCRREYRLKYRGYNIGNGYLLSTHDLATYNHLTDISDAGVKSLKLEGRMKSKDYIGTIVNSYRNIIDGNSGDYKKDLHLVFNRQFTEGYMLGDKPGEVMGRGHSGHEGLYIGDIVNIEDTKVTIEIKNKEIPIILEPGDGIAFKYNGKIKGIYLENIIKQDENEIIIDTTRLVKVGTEVFISYSKSTHEYLKQFEKETIKNNVAIELSLTWDEDLNLYTKVEFHLDDELINFRHKTLDKFEKAKNKPLTEEVMEKQLKRTGNTPFYIGNIRFNNMPNDIFIPLGEINQIRREILDTATELLLNHYTPNKKSIKAVRKDLTKFFKDYTENPGKIKKKTPKLSIFIDDIAQIRSASGFDLKRIYFDGNCHYNNPEDYFENIKETLKKGSLMAAPTEFVWVLSSFITQEDAVKCSEIIKELENEGIIVSVMGDFPGMNDLFDCPIYGNHNLNVWNSFCVHNLNASNFKSLILSSELSGEEIKQIVLKNHDKNIDLEMIVNGNLEVIVSKDDFTNLNDGKDFIISNDSDYATLEDKKRKKFKYKVFFDYNRQSHIINKDCLCLIEEMNEIKEMGLDCLILDCRYSNEKYTSQILSIYTESLKNKDPEELSKYKYQIMDFSQSYINKGNYIEGRLHENS, encoded by the coding sequence ATGGTTTTAAAAGAATTATTAGCTCCGGCAGGGTCTTATGATGTATTAGTGGTTGCAGTTAATGCGGGAGCTGATGCAGTTTACATTGCAAGCCAACAATATGGTGCTAGAGCATATGCTAAGAATTTCACAATAGAAGAAATTGAAAAAGCAGTTAACTACGCTCATCTAAATGGCAGCAAAGTCCATGTAACTGTAAACACATTAATAAACAATTTTGAAGTTGTTGATGTGTTAAAATACTTATTTAAATTATATCAAATTGGAGTGGATGCAGTTATTGTACAGGATTTAGGATTAATTTGGCTTTTAAAGACATTTATTCCGGATTTGGAAGTTCATGCATCAACACAAATGGGATTGAATAATTATTCCTCAATAAAATGGGCCAGTAAGAACAATATTAAAAGAGTGGTTCTTCCAAGAGAAGTCACACTTGATGAAATCAGAAACACCAAAAACCAACTTGAAAAAGACCATATTGACATGGATATTGAAGTATTTGGACATGGCGCATTATGCTATTGTGTTAGTGGAAAATGCTACATGTCCTCATACAACAGTGGAAGAAGCGGCAATCGTGGAGCTTGCGCCCAACCATGCAGGCGAGAATATCGTCTAAAATACAGAGGATACAATATTGGAAATGGTTATTTATTATCTACACATGACCTTGCAACATATAATCACCTAACTGATATTTCAGATGCAGGAGTTAAATCCTTAAAGCTTGAAGGCCGTATGAAATCAAAAGACTACATCGGAACAATTGTTAACAGTTACAGAAACATAATTGATGGAAATTCAGGAGATTATAAAAAAGACCTGCACCTTGTTTTCAATCGTCAATTTACCGAAGGATATATGCTGGGGGATAAACCTGGAGAGGTAATGGGAAGAGGCCATTCTGGTCATGAAGGATTATATATCGGAGATATTGTAAACATTGAAGACACTAAAGTTACAATTGAAATTAAAAACAAAGAAATTCCAATTATTTTAGAACCAGGAGATGGAATTGCTTTTAAATACAATGGAAAAATCAAAGGGATATATTTAGAAAACATCATAAAACAAGATGAAAATGAAATAATCATAGACACTACACGTCTTGTTAAAGTTGGAACTGAAGTATTCATTAGCTATTCTAAATCAACCCACGAATATTTAAAGCAGTTTGAAAAAGAAACAATTAAAAACAATGTTGCTATTGAATTGTCCCTTACTTGGGATGAGGATTTAAACCTTTATACTAAGGTCGAATTTCACCTTGATGATGAATTAATTAATTTCAGACATAAAACACTTGATAAATTTGAAAAAGCTAAAAACAAGCCATTGACTGAAGAGGTAATGGAAAAACAATTGAAAAGGACAGGCAACACCCCATTTTATATTGGAAATATCCGATTTAACAATATGCCCAATGATATTTTCATACCCTTAGGTGAAATTAATCAGATAAGGCGCGAAATCCTAGATACTGCAACTGAATTATTATTAAATCACTACACACCTAATAAAAAATCCATAAAGGCGGTTCGTAAAGATTTAACTAAATTTTTCAAAGATTATACTGAAAATCCCGGCAAAATTAAAAAGAAAACTCCGAAATTATCAATATTTATCGATGATATCGCACAAATCAGATCCGCTTCTGGTTTTGATTTGAAAAGAATTTATTTTGATGGCAATTGTCACTATAACAACCCTGAAGATTACTTTGAAAATATAAAAGAAACTTTAAAGAAAGGCAGTTTGATGGCGGCTCCAACAGAATTCGTTTGGGTTTTATCCTCCTTCATAACACAAGAAGACGCCGTTAAATGTAGTGAAATCATTAAGGAACTTGAAAATGAAGGAATCATTGTTTCTGTAATGGGGGATTTTCCAGGTATGAATGACCTATTTGACTGTCCAATTTATGGAAATCACAATTTGAATGTTTGGAATAGTTTCTGTGTGCATAATCTGAATGCATCCAATTTTAAATCATTAATCTTATCATCTGAACTTTCAGGTGAGGAAATCAAGCAAATCGTGCTTAAAAATCATGACAAGAATATTGATTTGGAAATGATTGTTAATGGAAACTTGGAAGTGATTGTAAGTAAGGACGATTTCACCAATTTAAATGATGGAAAAGATTTCATTATTTCAAATGATTCTGATTATGCAACTTTAGAAGATAAAAAAAGAAAAAAATTCAAATATAAAGTATTCTTTGACTATAACCGACAAAGCCATATTATCAACAAGGATTGTTTATGTTTAATTGAAGAGATGAATGAAATTAAAGAAATGGGTCTTGACTGTTTAATTTTAGATTGCAGATACTCAAATGAGAAATATACTTCTCAAATCTTATCAATTTATACTGAAAGTCTTAAAAATAAAGACCCAGAGGAATTAAGTAAATATAAATACCAAATTATGGATTTCTCACAATCCTACATTAACAAAGGCAATTATATTGAGGGCAGATTACATGAGAATTCCTGA
- a CDS encoding U32 family peptidase has product MRIPELLAPVGSMDHLKVAINAGASAVYLSGKNYGARKYATNFTLDEIEEAVNMAHMHNVKVYVTVNTLIKEDELENVINYLAKLYAMGTDAVLVQDLGLVELIRKHLPNLKIHASTQMTCENQLKIDYLESKGIKRVVLPREMRKEEIENLKTNMELEIFVHGALCYSYSGQCLMSSFKGGRSGNRGTCAQPCRQKYLIEGMKKQDYYLSPSDLNLFNHLKEIAELDIRCIKIEGRMRSKEYLTIVVSNYRKALNRLKSGKESTSEEINLVFNRGFNEGQFLNKSKRSIRAGHIGLKIGRVIKSSENQLAIRMNDHIKTMPEKGDGLLIVKNNDDYGFEISQDPLITTLNHFQKGKNKPVKDLTRKNKVLIVKKVWQNKKADFNLNESDVYLTKKNNLSKKVKEIENKGSSYVKSKLMLTFSIRNKYPVLKARLTLANHKEVTCEVMGNTPFEKPLKKSISQDTIKNQLLKMDKYPFEIAQININYDGTLFIPISKINKLRRNLFEKLENEVIDSYKHEPETIRLNKKEINQKEAEINFSFYTNNLKHLENITGVKRVYLEIPPQDDSLSLENGNYNINYIVNFIKKAIEIANGKNYELIWKWPDIAHDKLIKALNKVRGILNKMHYTIPIMSNSFNGEYASYSMNIANNYSINSLENYKILTVSPELRKKDYEEIIKYCMNPNKVEILVHGRVELMKTRYPILYGNESKRDYKNYLIDEKKNKHPIHKSISSEELIIFNERDLSLIDEIDHLKNLGYCNFSIDGRYRKDSYYKIVNIYQEALTGNILKQELEKYSPKNTPANY; this is encoded by the coding sequence ATGAGAATTCCTGAATTACTTGCGCCTGTTGGGTCAATGGATCATCTAAAAGTTGCGATTAATGCCGGTGCCAGTGCAGTTTATCTATCTGGAAAGAATTATGGTGCCCGCAAATACGCGACTAACTTCACATTAGATGAAATTGAGGAAGCAGTAAACATGGCACATATGCATAATGTTAAAGTTTATGTTACTGTCAATACATTAATTAAGGAAGACGAACTTGAAAATGTTATAAACTATTTAGCCAAGCTATATGCAATGGGGACAGATGCTGTTTTGGTACAGGACTTAGGATTAGTTGAGCTGATCAGAAAACACTTACCAAATTTGAAAATTCATGCTTCAACACAAATGACTTGTGAAAATCAGCTTAAAATAGATTATCTTGAAAGTAAAGGAATTAAAAGAGTTGTTCTTCCAAGAGAAATGAGAAAAGAAGAAATTGAAAATCTTAAAACAAATATGGAACTTGAAATTTTCGTTCATGGAGCATTATGTTATTCCTATTCCGGACAATGTCTAATGAGTAGTTTTAAAGGTGGAAGAAGCGGAAACAGAGGAACCTGCGCCCAACCTTGCCGTCAAAAATACCTAATTGAAGGTATGAAAAAACAAGATTATTACTTATCTCCAAGTGATTTGAACCTGTTTAACCATCTAAAAGAGATTGCTGAGTTAGATATTCGCTGCATTAAAATTGAAGGAAGAATGAGGTCAAAGGAATACTTGACTATTGTTGTAAGCAATTATAGAAAGGCATTGAATAGATTAAAAAGTGGAAAAGAAAGCACTTCTGAAGAAATTAATTTGGTATTTAATAGAGGATTTAATGAAGGGCAATTTCTAAATAAATCTAAAAGAAGCATACGTGCAGGCCATATCGGTTTAAAAATAGGTCGTGTAATTAAAAGCAGTGAAAATCAACTTGCAATACGTATGAATGATCATATCAAAACTATGCCTGAGAAAGGGGACGGATTACTGATAGTTAAAAATAATGACGATTATGGTTTTGAGATATCACAAGATCCCCTAATAACAACCTTGAATCATTTCCAAAAAGGTAAAAATAAACCTGTAAAAGACCTGACCCGTAAGAATAAAGTGCTGATTGTTAAAAAAGTATGGCAAAATAAAAAGGCAGACTTTAATTTAAATGAATCTGATGTATACCTAACAAAGAAAAACAATTTATCGAAAAAAGTTAAAGAAATTGAGAATAAAGGTTCAAGTTATGTCAAATCAAAATTGATGCTGACGTTTTCTATAAGAAATAAATATCCTGTCCTGAAAGCAAGATTGACCCTTGCAAACCACAAAGAAGTGACTTGTGAAGTTATGGGAAATACACCATTTGAAAAACCTTTAAAAAAGAGCATCAGTCAAGATACAATTAAAAACCAATTATTAAAAATGGATAAATATCCATTTGAAATTGCACAAATCAATATTAACTATGATGGAACATTATTCATCCCAATTAGTAAAATTAATAAACTTAGAAGAAATTTATTTGAAAAATTAGAAAATGAAGTAATCGACTCATATAAACATGAACCAGAGACCATTAGATTAAATAAAAAGGAAATCAATCAAAAAGAAGCAGAAATTAATTTTTCATTCTATACCAATAATTTAAAGCACCTGGAAAACATCACAGGAGTTAAAAGAGTTTATCTGGAAATTCCACCCCAAGATGATTCATTATCCCTTGAAAATGGAAACTATAACATTAATTACATTGTAAATTTTATTAAAAAAGCTATTGAAATTGCAAATGGTAAAAATTATGAATTGATTTGGAAATGGCCGGATATTGCTCACGATAAACTTATTAAAGCATTGAATAAAGTAAGAGGAATATTAAACAAAATGCACTACACCATTCCAATCATGAGCAATTCCTTTAATGGAGAATATGCTTCCTACTCAATGAACATTGCAAATAATTACTCAATCAACAGTCTTGAGAACTATAAAATATTAACAGTTTCACCAGAACTTCGCAAAAAAGATTATGAAGAGATTATCAAATATTGCATGAACCCCAATAAAGTTGAAATACTGGTTCATGGACGTGTTGAGTTAATGAAAACACGATATCCGATTTTATATGGAAATGAAAGTAAAAGAGATTATAAAAATTATTTAATTGATGAAAAAAAGAACAAGCATCCAATTCATAAAAGTATTTCATCAGAAGAATTGATTATCTTCAATGAACGGGACCTATCACTTATAGACGAAATAGATCACTTGAAAAATCTTGGTTATTGCAATTTCTCAATAGATGGAAGATATAGGAAGGATTCTTATTATAAAATAGTAAATATCTATCAGGAAGCATTAACTGGGAATATCCTCAAACAAGAATTAGAAAAATATTCCCCAAAAAATACACCAGCCAATTATTAA
- a CDS encoding nucleotidyltransferase domain-containing protein, whose amino-acid sequence MIYTIEEIKQKAIPVAQEYGVDSMSLFGSYARGEAKEDSDLDFFIDRGDIKGLLDYIGFVQELEEILHCHVDVVSTGIEDKSFLAIIKKDGVLIYEKQ is encoded by the coding sequence ATGATTTATACTATTGAGGAAATTAAACAGAAAGCCATACCTGTTGCTCAGGAATATGGTGTTGATAGTATGAGTCTATTCGGCTCTTATGCACGTGGTGAAGCAAAAGAGGATAGTGATTTGGATTTTTTCATTGATCGTGGAGACATTAAAGGTTTATTGGATTATATAGGTTTTGTTCAGGAATTGGAAGAAATTTTACACTGTCATGTTGATGTGGTATCAACCGGAATAGAAGATAAATCATTTTTAGCAATAATTAAAAAAGACGGAGTTCTGATTTATGAAAAACAATGA
- a CDS encoding endonuclease MutS2 encodes MCGERITLQNIKGVGDKISEKIINSVGGEEELQKIVEDIDVEKIANIEGISQRKAIEIMNQLLNNPEYQFIKSDRAMEIYEDIINKILAYSNTSYSKNRILLLSPSKNIDKINSNLNFVMTAKEHVSQLPIIKLRGLMKNLKEVEEVKPEYDPSKAIIVESEEDNSYLTDLGLNQYYPIITASDSPLLKEELLNYDLVFYVYSQGILDFEGMPNLIMINIDENDYEIIPEKIINFFIQNKELFSKVYEIQKIRNNESVLGEIIPLIDELNIIDKREVDIEKLVLSLKEEMDEELEKSIKQVDLEGGEILNLLNNNFPPKISKIFDEIINKRKEIIREKTGLSFDPYLRTYPIQIDETEIQRVTIEQASKKENDIFDIKKTAAIELNSIKEKAIKEVNDTIKFDYEFSLGSFAYEYDLCKPEFSDEIKLTGAIHLELALKKDKDHVQNIDYELSKKENIALLTGANSGGKTTLLETLTQISIMAQMGLPVSADKAKIKLFHEIYHFSKKRSLDAGAFESFLNVFIPIVTTNSEKLVLLDELEGITELEAAVKIISTFIDMIKESNSYGVIVTHMARELMNYTDIRVDGIEAKGLDEDYNLIVDRTPKMNFLAKSTPELILKRIYEKSDDELKAVYARILEKF; translated from the coding sequence ATGTGTGGAGAAAGAATTACATTGCAAAATATTAAAGGCGTTGGAGATAAAATCTCTGAAAAAATAATCAATAGTGTTGGAGGAGAAGAGGAACTCCAAAAAATAGTTGAAGATATTGATGTTGAAAAAATAGCGAATATTGAAGGCATAAGCCAAAGAAAAGCTATTGAAATAATGAATCAACTACTGAATAACCCTGAATATCAGTTTATAAAAAGTGATAGGGCAATGGAGATTTATGAAGATATTATAAACAAGATTTTGGCATATTCTAATACTTCTTATTCTAAAAATAGAATCCTATTACTCTCACCGTCAAAAAATATTGATAAAATTAATTCAAACCTTAATTTTGTAATGACCGCAAAGGAGCATGTTTCACAACTTCCAATTATTAAATTAAGAGGATTAATGAAAAATTTAAAAGAAGTTGAAGAAGTAAAACCGGAATATGACCCAAGTAAAGCCATTATTGTTGAAAGTGAAGAAGACAATTCATATCTTACAGACTTAGGATTGAATCAATATTACCCAATCATAACTGCTAGTGATTCCCCACTACTAAAAGAGGAATTATTGAATTATGATCTAGTATTTTATGTTTATTCTCAAGGAATACTTGATTTTGAAGGAATGCCAAACCTTATTATGATAAACATTGATGAAAATGATTATGAAATTATTCCTGAAAAAATCATAAACTTTTTTATCCAAAATAAAGAATTATTCTCCAAAGTTTATGAAATACAAAAGATTAGAAATAATGAAAGTGTTTTAGGAGAAATAATTCCACTAATTGATGAATTGAACATTATTGATAAGCGTGAAGTGGATATTGAAAAACTTGTACTTTCTCTAAAAGAGGAGATGGATGAAGAATTAGAAAAATCCATCAAACAAGTTGACCTTGAAGGAGGTGAAATTCTCAACTTATTAAACAATAACTTCCCACCAAAAATTAGCAAAATATTCGATGAAATTATAAACAAACGTAAGGAAATTATCCGCGAGAAAACTGGTTTAAGTTTTGATCCATACCTTAGAACATATCCAATTCAAATTGATGAAACAGAAATTCAAAGAGTAACCATTGAACAGGCATCTAAAAAAGAAAACGACATATTCGACATTAAAAAAACAGCCGCAATTGAATTAAATTCTATAAAAGAAAAAGCTATCAAAGAAGTAAACGATACAATCAAATTTGACTATGAATTCAGTTTAGGAAGCTTTGCATACGAATATGATTTATGTAAGCCAGAATTCAGTGATGAAATAAAATTAACAGGAGCAATACACTTAGAATTGGCACTTAAAAAAGATAAAGATCATGTGCAAAATATTGATTATGAATTAAGCAAAAAAGAAAATATTGCACTTCTAACAGGAGCAAACAGTGGAGGTAAAACAACACTTTTAGAAACCCTAACTCAAATATCAATAATGGCGCAAATGGGGCTTCCTGTAAGTGCGGATAAAGCTAAAATAAAATTATTCCATGAGATTTACCACTTCTCAAAGAAAAGATCTCTAGATGCTGGAGCATTTGAATCATTCCTAAATGTGTTCATACCAATCGTTACCACAAATAGTGAAAAGTTAGTATTATTAGATGAACTTGAAGGAATAACAGAACTTGAAGCAGCTGTTAAAATTATATCCACATTTATTGATATGATTAAAGAATCTAATTCTTATGGAGTGATTGTTACTCACATGGCAAGAGAATTAATGAACTACACAGATATTAGAGTAGATGGAATTGAAGCTAAAGGATTAGATGAAGACTATAATTTAATAGTTGACAGAACACCTAAAATGAACTTCCTTGCAAAAAGTACCCCTGAATTAATCCTAAAAAGAATTTATGAAAAATCAGATGATGAATTAAAAGCCGTATATGCCAGAATTTTAGAAAAATTCTAA
- a CDS encoding nucleotidyltransferase domain-containing protein, which translates to MVFTIEDIKKRVFPIVIKYGINTFSLFGSYARCEATEDSDLDFIMDKGDLRGLQYVSLVQDLEDEFECHVDVISKGSSNKKFLEAVSKDEVLLYERKR; encoded by the coding sequence ATGGTGTTTACTATTGAAGATATTAAAAAAAGAGTTTTTCCCATAGTTATCAAATATGGAATAAATACTTTCAGCCTTTTTGGATCTTATGCACGTTGTGAAGCAACTGAAGATAGTGATTTAGATTTTATAATGGATAAAGGTGATTTAAGAGGTCTGCAATATGTTTCTTTAGTTCAAGATTTAGAAGATGAATTTGAGTGCCATGTTGATGTAATTAGTAAAGGAAGTTCAAATAAAAAATTTCTTGAAGCAGTAAGTAAGGATGAGGTTCTTTTATATGAACGAAAAAGATAA
- a CDS encoding HepT-like ribonuclease domain-containing protein codes for MNEKDKRYAETIIDYCNCINDYLKRFDDDKEIYMSDSLYKDACALVIIQMGEFANRFSEEFREEYDGIEWSQLIGLRNVTAHNYEISLMM; via the coding sequence ATGAACGAAAAAGATAAAAGATATGCTGAAACCATAATTGACTACTGTAATTGCATTAATGATTATCTAAAGCGTTTTGATGATGATAAAGAAATTTACATGTCAGATAGTTTATATAAAGATGCTTGTGCATTAGTTATTATTCAAATGGGGGAATTTGCAAATAGATTTTCAGAGGAATTCCGTGAAGAATATGATGGAATTGAATGGAGTCAGTTAATTGGTTTGAGAAATGTCACTGCACATAATTATGAAATATCGTTGATGATGTAA
- a CDS encoding AAA family ATPase — translation MNPENEDSIHDFLQSQITDTPLSLNNELSNMGVKFNHRNDFEEIKTFIDEFIDGNNVNRYIVLPGLRGVGKTTILFQIYDYLLNIKNIKYEQILYFSCEELNKIEDCDIYDTIKYYLKTFHNSSLQTLDEKLFLLIDESHFDKDWSISGKIITDKSKNIFAIFTGSSAINLEYSAEAARRMIRYPITPLNYSQHLKLKYNYHTDISNNLIDLVFNGNVDDAIIKEKQVNQDLLNLKNYHSMDWDNYFKFGGFPSVMHDTNHRNAFKKLYYSVETVVTKDLGTMNNLTANTQTNALRLMKFLAEKYPGDISQNALANKIKTSAGTVSTIMDLLEKTHLIFHIEPYAGANARAKKSWQYYFATPSIMHAINTKFGFSSINLTEYEGILLETLVGSNLVNLKNSEQFFEFSIFYDTHKVKKQKVDFIIKKDFDEVIPIEVGYGNKDDNQIKDAIRRYKSPHGIVISDTTKTIEKVDNVIFVPIKIFSLM, via the coding sequence ATGAATCCTGAAAATGAAGATTCAATTCATGATTTTTTACAAAGTCAAATAACAGATACTCCTTTATCTTTAAACAATGAATTATCAAATATGGGTGTTAAATTTAACCATAGGAATGATTTTGAAGAAATAAAAACATTTATAGATGAATTCATTGATGGAAATAATGTTAATCGTTATATTGTATTGCCTGGTCTTAGAGGTGTTGGAAAAACAACAATCCTATTTCAGATATATGACTATTTGTTAAATATAAAAAATATCAAGTATGAGCAGATACTATATTTTTCCTGTGAAGAATTAAATAAAATAGAAGATTGTGACATCTATGATACCATCAAATATTATCTAAAAACATTTCACAACTCATCACTACAAACACTTGATGAAAAGTTATTTTTATTAATTGATGAATCACACTTTGATAAAGATTGGTCAATTTCAGGTAAAATAATCACTGATAAATCTAAAAACATATTTGCGATTTTCACAGGTTCATCAGCAATAAATCTTGAATATAGTGCGGAAGCTGCAAGAAGGATGATAAGATATCCAATAACTCCCTTAAATTATTCACAACACTTAAAATTAAAATATAATTATCACACAGACATTTCCAACAATTTAATAGATTTAGTATTTAATGGTAATGTTGATGATGCAATAATAAAAGAAAAGCAGGTAAATCAGGATTTATTAAATCTAAAAAATTATCATTCAATGGATTGGGATAATTATTTTAAATTTGGTGGATTTCCATCAGTGATGCATGATACGAATCACAGAAATGCATTTAAAAAATTATACTACTCAGTTGAAACTGTAGTAACAAAAGATTTAGGGACAATGAATAACCTGACTGCAAATACACAAACAAATGCATTAAGATTAATGAAATTTTTAGCGGAAAAATATCCTGGGGACATTTCACAAAATGCACTTGCAAATAAAATCAAAACTTCTGCGGGAACTGTTAGTACAATAATGGACTTGCTTGAAAAGACTCATTTGATATTTCACATAGAACCCTATGCTGGTGCAAATGCAAGAGCAAAAAAATCATGGCAATATTATTTCGCAACACCAAGCATAATGCATGCAATAAATACAAAATTTGGATTTTCATCAATAAACTTAACAGAATATGAAGGAATATTGCTTGAAACATTAGTCGGATCAAACCTTGTCAACCTGAAAAATAGTGAACAGTTCTTTGAATTCAGTATATTCTACGACACCCATAAAGTGAAAAAACAAAAGGTTGACTTTATAATAAAAAAAGATTTTGATGAAGTAATTCCAATAGAAGTGGGGTATGGTAATAAGGATGATAATCAAATTAAGGATGCGATAAGGAGGTATAAATCTCCACATGGAATTGTTATATCGGATACAACAAAAACAATTGAAAAAGTTGATAATGTAATATTCGTGCCAATAAAAATATTTTCATTGATGTAA